In the Borrelia turicatae 91E135 genome, one interval contains:
- the rpsL gene encoding 30S ribosomal protein S12, which translates to MPTINQLIRKPRKSQKEKTASPALQNCPQRRGICTRVMTVTPKKPNSALRKVARVRLSNGFEVTAYIPGIGHNLQEHSVVLIRGGRVKDLPGVRYHIIRGAKDTLGVNNRKQGRSKYGTKKPKA; encoded by the coding sequence ATGCCTACAATCAATCAACTAATTAGGAAGCCAAGAAAGAGTCAAAAAGAAAAGACAGCATCTCCTGCGCTTCAAAATTGTCCTCAACGAAGAGGAATTTGTACTCGTGTAATGACGGTTACACCTAAGAAACCTAATTCAGCTTTAAGAAAAGTAGCCCGTGTTAGGCTTTCAAATGGATTTGAAGTAACAGCTTATATTCCAGGAATTGGACATAATTTACAAGAGCATTCAGTTGTTTTAATTAGAGGTGGACGAGTTAAAGATTTGCCAGGTGTTAGGTACCATATCATCAGAGGAGCTAAGGATACTCTTGGTGTTAATAATCGGAAGCAAGGTCGTTCTAAGTATGGAACTAAGAAACCAAAAGCTTAG
- a CDS encoding BMP family lipoprotein — translation MLKKVFLFFFILGCSGSRDQTSLSDTISVIVDGTFDDRGFNESSSNAMAQIKEEFKVNIIRKESKVSDYLADIGILEEGGSSLIWGVGFKFTDTFLRKSLENANVHYGIIEGAYSEDVELPKNLVNVNFRSEEGAFLVGYLAANASKTGKIGFLGGMEGVVINAFRYGYEAGAKYANKNIELNSQYVGTFSDLSLGHLMASKMYASGVDIIFTAAGLSGLGAIEVAKELGNGHYIIGVDQDQSYLAPDNVLLSYVKRVDLVMLDLMRSYLDFGKWNGGDNLEFGLKDGALDLILNKSISLDLIKDYDFLSEIKNKIVGNEIKVPKDEKSYGDFVVNL, via the coding sequence ATGTTAAAAAAGGTTTTTTTGTTTTTTTTTATTCTAGGTTGTTCAGGTTCACGAGATCAAACTTCACTTTCTGATACTATTTCTGTCATTGTCGATGGGACTTTTGATGATAGAGGTTTTAATGAGAGTTCTTCCAATGCAATGGCTCAAATTAAAGAAGAGTTTAAAGTTAATATAATTCGGAAAGAATCCAAGGTTTCTGATTATTTAGCAGATATTGGAATATTGGAAGAAGGTGGTTCTAGTTTAATTTGGGGAGTTGGTTTTAAGTTTACAGATACGTTTTTGCGAAAATCTCTTGAAAATGCCAATGTGCATTATGGGATTATTGAAGGTGCTTACTCAGAAGATGTTGAGTTGCCCAAAAATTTAGTGAATGTAAATTTTAGATCTGAGGAAGGAGCGTTTTTAGTTGGGTATTTGGCCGCTAATGCATCTAAAACAGGTAAGATTGGATTTTTAGGTGGAATGGAAGGTGTAGTTATTAATGCCTTCAGATATGGATATGAAGCTGGTGCTAAATATGCAAATAAGAATATTGAGTTGAATTCCCAGTATGTGGGGACATTCTCGGATCTCTCTCTTGGCCATTTAATGGCAAGTAAGATGTATGCTTCTGGGGTTGATATTATATTTACGGCAGCAGGCCTCTCAGGTCTTGGTGCTATTGAGGTTGCAAAAGAGCTTGGAAATGGACATTACATTATTGGTGTTGATCAGGATCAGTCATATCTTGCACCTGATAATGTACTTTTATCATATGTTAAGAGGGTTGACTTAGTTATGTTAGATTTGATGAGATCTTATCTAGACTTTGGCAAGTGGAATGGTGGAGATAATTTAGAATTTGGACTTAAAGATGGAGCACTTGATTTGATTCTTAATAAATCAATAAGTTTAGATTTAATCAAAGATTATGATTTTCTTTCAGAAATTAAAAACAAAATAGTTGGTAATGAGATTAAAGTTCCTAAAGACGAAAAATCTTATGGTGACTTTGTTGTTAATCTGTGA
- the rpsG gene encoding 30S ribosomal protein S7, whose product MSRKSKKIKKKVFKDSKYDSQVIAKFVNRMMYDGKKSISEAIVYNSIDLLAEKTEEVDKVAAFSKALDNVKPLVEVRSRRVGGATYQVPVEVREERREALAMKWIIAAARKASGKSMQEKLGNELVNSYNSTGVAFKKREDTHRMAEANRAFTHYRW is encoded by the coding sequence ATGTCAAGAAAGAGTAAAAAAATTAAAAAGAAGGTCTTTAAAGATTCTAAGTATGATTCTCAAGTTATTGCTAAATTTGTGAATAGAATGATGTATGATGGAAAAAAATCCATCAGTGAAGCCATAGTTTATAATTCAATTGATCTTCTTGCAGAAAAAACTGAGGAGGTTGATAAGGTTGCTGCTTTTAGTAAGGCCTTAGATAATGTTAAGCCATTGGTAGAGGTTAGAAGTAGAAGGGTTGGTGGTGCCACTTATCAAGTTCCAGTTGAAGTTAGAGAGGAAAGGCGTGAGGCATTGGCAATGAAGTGGATTATTGCAGCTGCCAGAAAAGCAAGTGGAAAATCAATGCAAGAAAAATTGGGAAATGAACTTGTTAATTCTTATAATTCAACAGGTGTTGCTTTTAAGAAGAGAGAAGATACTCACAGAATGGCAGAGGCAAATAGAGCCTTCACACATTACAGATGGTAA